Proteins found in one Schistocerca serialis cubense isolate TAMUIC-IGC-003099 chromosome 5, iqSchSeri2.2, whole genome shotgun sequence genomic segment:
- the LOC126481499 gene encoding general transcription factor II-I repeat domain-containing protein 2-like: MQRDGLNPATELSDLSLRASYKIALKIARANNPFSDGDFIKEFIVEAAELLTPLEVKKFSGISLSRQTIAWRIAGMAADVYRQLIDSACKFIAFSIALDESTDISDTAQLPIYVGARERTTVRFSTNETHSEGYQLAKSS, translated from the exons ATGCAGCGAGACGGACTGAAC ccTGCAACCGAACTTAGCGACCTGTCTTTAAGAGCAAGCTACAAAATAGCGCTCAAAATTGCAAGAGCGAATAATCCTTTCAGTGATGGTGATTTCATCAAGGAATTTATTGTTGAGGCAGCAGAACTCTTGACGCCACTGGAAGTAAAGAAGTTTAGTGGAATTAGTCTTTCCAGACAGACAATAGCTTGGCGCATAGCTGGTATGGCAGCGGATGTCTACAGGCAGTTAATTGATAGTGCCTGCAAGTTTATTGCATTCTCGATTGCTTTGGACGAGTCGACCGACATTTCGGACACAGCACAGCTACCGATTTATGTTGGTGCACGTGAAAGAACAACTGTTAGATTTAGTACCAATGAAACACACAGTGAGGGGTACCAACTTGCTAAAAGCAGTTGA